The Plectropomus leopardus isolate mb chromosome 7, YSFRI_Pleo_2.0, whole genome shotgun sequence genome window below encodes:
- the prss35 gene encoding inactive serine protease 35, producing MGPIPLCVLLPVTVLAVVAVAAEENAIDDEYTWPQWKVPLVRKRRTVPLSSPSFSAHPPPELSGTCGIECQRRLPAASLDDLEQFLSYETVYDNGTRTYTSVYVQGLNEVTAWSRNTSSRSRHKREVYGTDTRFTISDKQFSTKYPFSTSVKISTGCSGVLVSPKHVLTAAHCIHDGKDYLDGVQKLRVGILKEKSRRGKGGKGRGGRGKGKRRKGDKENEEVQEKEENGGKGERKGKGKGRKSRSRRSAESGKPSFRWTGVKKTQVPKGWFKGVSDGLAADYDYAVLELKRAPKVKHMDLGVIPSVKKLPAGRIHFSGFDDDRPGNLVYRFCSVSEESSDLLYQYCDAKPGSSGSGIYIRLKESGKKKWKRKIIGVFSGHQWVDVNGNGMQQDYNVAVRITPLKYAQICYWVHGDSSECQVA from the coding sequence ATGGGCCCCATACCCCTGTGTGTGCTGCTGCCGGTGACGGTGCTGGCTGTGGTGGCTGTAGCTGCTGAGGAGAATGCAATCGATGACGAGTACACCTGGCCACAGTGGAAGGTGCCTCTGGTAAGGAAGAGACGTACCGTACCGCTAAGCAGCCCAAGCTTTTCGGCCCACCCTCCCCCAGAGCTGAGTGGGACCTGTGGGATCGAGTGTCAGCGTCGCCTCCCTGCTGCCTCTCTGGACGACCTGGAGCAGTTCCTGTCCTATGAGACGGTTTATGACAACGGAACACGCACATATACCTCAGTTTATGTGCAGGGCCTTAATGAGGTGACCGCCTGGTCCAGGAACACCTCGTCTAGGTCCCGCCACAAACGAGAGGTGTACGGCACAGACACACGCTTCACCATCTCTGATAAGCAGTTCTCCACCAAATACCCCTTCTCTACTTCTGTGAAGATCTCCACAGGATGCTCCGGGGTTCTCGTGTCACCTAAACATGTACTGACCGCTGCCCACTGCATTCATGATGGGAAGGATTATCTAGATGGGGTGCAGAAGTTGCGTGTTGGCATTCTGAAGGAGAAGTCTAGGCGAGGTAAAGGAGGCAAAGggagaggaggacgaggaaagggcaaaagaagaaagggagacaaagaaaatgaggaaGTGCAGGAAAAGGAAGAGAATGGTGGGAAAGGCGAGCGCAAAGGGAAAGGGAAAGGTAGAAAGAGCCGGAGTCGGCGAAGTGCAGAATCAGGGAAACCTTCGTTTAGGTGGACCGGGGTCAAGAAGACCCAGGTGCCAAAAGGCTGGTTCAAAGGTGTGTCTGACGGATTGGCTGCAGATTATGACTATGCTGTTTTGGAGCTGAAGAGAGCTCCAAAAGTCAAGCACATGGATCTGGGTGTCATCCCCTCGGTCAAGAAGCTCCCTGCCGGGAGGATCCACTTCTCTGGCTTTGACGATGACCGTCCTGGCAACCTGGTGTACCGGTTCTGCTCCGTGTCTGAGGAGTCCAGTGATTTGTTGTACCAATACTGTGATGCCAAACCCGGCTCCAGCGGCTCTGGGATCTACATTCGCCTCAAAGAGTCTGGCAAGAAGAAGTGGAAGAGGAAGATCATTGGAGTTTTCTCTGGTCACCAGTGGGTGGATGTTAATGGGAATGGGATGCAGCAGGATTACAACGTGGCGGTGCGGATAACACCTCTCAAATATGCTCAGATCTGCTACTGGGTCCATGGGGACTCGAGTGAGTGCCAAGTAGCCTAA